The DNA window CATAATTAACACAAACTTATCATGGAATAAAATTGCTTTTCAACTAAAGCGCCACATAGTCAGTCAATACCAATAAAATTAGATAATTTTCCAACTAAAAATCCATTAAAGAACTAAGAATTAAATTATGAGAACTAAATAGATAGTAAAAAATTGGATCTATTGAAATTGACAGTATAATATGTCTATAAAAACATATATTTTACTCCTTTAAATCAACCTGACCTTTGTATTTTTCTTTTTTAATACATTCTGGGCAAATATATACATTTTCGTTAGTTTTAAATACTTTTTCACATACTTCACATATGGCGTCATTAAATCCTTCCTTTTGAGGTTTAATGTCAGCACAATTTGAGAAGGGTCCAACATTAGTTTTTCTTTCAAATAAAGTTTCATGTTCTCTTTTGCTCATCATATACTCCATTTAAATTATTTATTTATTCATTCTTAATACTCAAATTTGAGGTAACATTCGAACTAATAATCATCTATTAATCTCTTAATTATCATTTTTGTTAATGTCTGAAGTATTTTTTGGAGATCCTACGGGAAAATTTTATTTAATGGAGGAAGATAACATTATATATTAAAACTTTTAATTTAAAATTGTACAGGGGAGTGATAAATTTTGAAAAAGTTTGGAATATTATTGTTGGTTTTAACTGTTTTGTTAATGACTTCTGGATCATATGCTGCAGATTCTACTCTAAAATTGTCAGATAATACTATTGGAGTAGGTGATGAGTTTGTTGTAACGTTGTTGACAACAGTGGATCAACGGGATATGAATGGATGCTACGTGCCAGTACTTCAGGTGTTATGCTGATAAGCCAAGAATATTTACCACCAAATACCATGGCAGCAGGATCTCCTGGTAAAAGAGTATTTGTGTTTAGAGCAACAGAGCCAGGGACACAGTCCGTGATGTTCGAACTTTTAAGATCTTGGGACACAATTCACCCTTTAGACAGAAAAATCTACAACGTAACTGTAGTTGAATAAGTCATATTCTATTTTTTTTTAATTCAAAATCAACTTCTATTTTCAGTACCCTGATTGAGTAAAATTTATCTGAATCCTTTTGTTTTGAGATATCCTCCAATTAAACCACATACTGCACCATTAATAATTCCTAATATGGCATAAGGTATTATTAGTAGGAATGAACCAATGAACAAACTTCCTAAGAAAAAGGATATGGCTCCTGCAATTACCGCATTTTTAGCTCCAATAATCATGTTTTTAGATAAGTAACCCATAATTACCAACAATACAAACGTGAGAAGTAGAGAGATACCATGGGTGAATGCTAATATTAGGGTGATTGCTATTGTCATAGGAATGATTAGGTTCCATTGAATATTTTCCAGATGAAACTCATTCATCAAGGAGTTTAAAAAGCCTGCTTGCATTCCTGGAGGATTTCGATGAACTCTTTGTTGGTGTCGAGCTTTATAGATATGTCTTCCTATGTAATTATAATAAAATTGATTTAATCGATTTTTTAGGTTGATTTTTGGGAGTGAGAATAATGATTTGGATTTTTTATTCCATCTTTCCTTCATAGTAGGTTTTTTTCTAAATGTGATCTGTTTCCAACTGGGGTCAACAATATCTAAATTTTCTATGTATCGTAATTTACCACCACAATCACAGTTATCAGAAAAATTTTTTGGTGATTCATTAGATTGTAATTTATAATAACTTTTACATTTACTGCAGACCAAATAACCCACTTAAACACCTCATACTTTTTAATTGAACTTTTTCATATTATTCTATTTGGTTCAGATATGAAAATTTTCTCAAATTTTTATTCACGTAATGACTATGATATCCTCTTCTACTAAAAATAATATTGGGTTAATATTTCATTGTTATTACCAATTTACTCATACTAAACAAGTGAATGATGTGTTCAATTATTTTAATTATCTTCCTAAGAATAATCAGACTTTATCGGTAATCTTTGTCATGATTAATAATAAACTATATCTAAGCATAATGACATAATAATTATTACAATAAGTTGATAATTGCTGTAAAGAGTATGAAGGAGGTGAAAAATATGGTGGAAACAAACCAAGCTAATGGGGGATCGTTGGTAGCTCTTGCCATTATTTTCCTGATAATTCTACTACTATTCCCTGCATTCGCACTATGGCTGTTATATGTAGCTATACTTGTGATGCTTATTACAGGAATTATAAGTTTAATAGCAAGATAAATTTGAATTCAAGCCAATTTTAATCTTGAATTCTAAAATTTTTTTTTATTCAAATCCCAAAATTGTTTTTTATAGTGCTAAGATTTAACTTAGGGTCTTAAAGTGTGATTATGATAAATTTATACTATTTTAAATGGTTTATAAAATAATCAAAATTATAATAACTCTTTAATTGTTTCGTTTAGAGTTTTGAAGTCCTAATTAATGTTTTTACGGAAATTTATACATTTATTAACCCTATATTAAAATTTACAATTGAAATTAAATATTTCTTTTAAAACTTCTTTAGCATAATATTCTTTGATAATCCAATCAATCATAATTAAAAAAAAATAAGGTAAGAAAGGTTTTAATAACCTTTAAACTTCTTTAAATCCTTTAGTTTAGTTTTTAAGATTGTTTATAATTTGTGAATCCAATTTACTGATTTTACCTTCATCTGCATACTGGTACAGTCCAACGTATCCCTTATTGGATTTATCATCCTTTGGAGGTATTACAACTACAAATGTCATGGTCAAATCCTTACTGTCAATCCAGGTTCCAGAGTTTACATAGACATTTGCATCCATATTTTCATTGTAAGAAGTAATGAGTCTGGCATCGTGTGTATGTCCAAATATTACGATCCTCTTGTTAGAGTGGGGGTTAACGAAAAACTGGTTTGCTGATTGATCATCTAAATGGCTTGATAGGGCTGCCTTTAAAATCGCTTCTTCTGTAGGAATTAAAATTGGGACTAAATTGTTGGCTTGTCTTTCTTCCCAACTTTCCACTATTCCCTTGTACAGATTGACATCTATATAATTATTTTCTGGGTCCTGGTAGGGTAGAACGTCTTTAATTGCATAGGAATTGGTAAATCCATCGATTCCAGTATGGATTGCAGGTTCGTTGATTCCTTCGTTCACTGGGAAAACATTTATTAATTTTTCCCATGCTTTGTAGTAGAGATAATAAAGGTATTGTTCTTCTCCCAGTTCATTTTCCGTAACAATTGGGATGTTCATATCTATTTTAGGTCTTCCCTGAACAACTGAACTGGTTGCCATTCTTGTAAAGAAATATCCTGTTGGTAGAATGGAATCTGTTTGGGTAACTGTTCTGTTTGAATGGTCTGGAGCACAGAAAAAATTGTACCTGTGGCCGTGTTCAATCACTAACTCCGGAAGATAATCTGGACTGTAGGCACCTAAACCCCTAACATCACGGGATTGATTTATTCCAGGAAGAATAGCTTCAATTTCCTCGGCTGTTATTAATATATCATGATTTCCAGGCACATATGTTAGTCTGATCTGACCATCATTTATGATATCATTAAATGCATCTATAACAGGTTTATTATTCAATGCTACATTTTTTACGAAGTCCATTTGTGTCTTTCCTTTGAATGTATCCAAGTTCATTGGTACAAACCATTCATCAATTAAATCACCAGCTATTACCAGTTCCTTAATATTTGGTGAGAATCTGACCCAGTTTAAAAAGTCAATCAATGCATCTCTGTTTTTAGTTAGTTCCGAGTAAGTATCATCTGCTCCCAAGTGCAAGTCACTTATACAAACTATCCAGGATCTTTCACCTTCCACAACTTCAATAGATTTTACATCTTCATTTATGTCGCTTTCCACAGAATTTTTTGATGTCAATGGATATTCCTCCATAAAACAGATTCATTATTTTTACAAATGTAAATTAAATCTTTATTTTTTAATTTATCTAATTTTGGACTTGGTTTGTTATGTATTTTTGGTATTTAGTTTCGTTGTTAAATTGAGTGGATAGATAATCCCTTAAAAAAAATATTTATAAAAATTTAATTTTAAAAAAAATTAAAAAAGTTATGAAATTTCGTGCTCATTCACGTTGTAATTACAGAATTTATAAAAGTGTCTTTTTGAGGTCTGTTCCATGGGAATCAATGGTACTACCGCATTTGTTACAGCCTTTTATGCTTGTATAAACTGCTTTTCTATCATTTCCTTTCCGTTTATTACTTCTAACTTTTCCAAATCCATTTTTAGTCAGGATAATATCTCCCTTTTCGCAGTTGCATAAAAAATATTCATATCTAGGTAATATCATATTATTTGCCTCCTCATTTTAGTTTTTTCAAAAATTCATATACTCTTTAATTTTTGGAACTACCCTATAGATCCATGTCTTCTAACAGTTCCTTTGATCTGTCTAAATATCTACGATGTTCATCTATCTGATCATATCTGGATTTTAGCTCATGTTTGAGATGTTCAATTTTAGTTTTCTCGATCAAATTTTTATTGGTTTTTTTCTCGAGTTTCTCAATCTCTTCATTTAATCTATCTTTTCTAGCTTCTAAGACTATTATTCTTTTTTTATTCTCTTTTATGCTTTGATTAGAATTCATTGGGGTGTTAGTAAGATTTTTTTTCATTTTTCAACGCCTCAAACATTTTTTTACAGCATAAACATGAAATGTATATTTTAACATATAGATTTTTTTGGTGGAAAAATTTCCACCAATATACTCTTTAATATTGATTTATAGATAAAATTTTCTATTTAGTTCGATACGAAGATATTTACAGTTTGAGATAAATGTAATTTTGAACACTAAAAAATCAAAAATTATATTTTATACGGGACTAAAATGAATTTGAGGCATGATATAAGTTGTATATGAATTATTGTGAAAATCTAAAATTGATTAATGGAGCATTTTATTGTATAATTAATAAGAATGAATTAGAGTGTAAGTGCAAGAATTATAAACGTTTACATTCAAAAAAATGGGATAAATGAACAAATTTTATTTTAGATTTTAAATTGAATCCTATAACTGTAATGTTATTTAAAAAATAATTGAGTCCAGATTTAAATAGCTGTTAAACTTAAAATGGTCATTAACTTTTCGTTTATAAAATATCTTAAACAACCTATCAGTTTTAAGTTTAACATCTATTCTATTTTTTTTTAGAATAAATCATTCTTCATGGTAATCTTCTTCGGCATTAATATTCCAAATATTGTTCTTTGATCTAACACCTTTTACTATGTTTTCAACGGCGGTGATGGCAGTTAACATTGAATGATCCATGTTGTTGTAACGATGCATACCATTTCTTCCTATGAGATACAGATTTTCATACTCGTCTGTAAATTCTCTAATAATATTAAAACGATCGTAGGATCCGAAATATGCCGGATAAGTTTTTTCTACCTTCAATACTACACTGTCTAAAACATCTTCTCGCTTAATAATGCCTATTTTAACCAGTTCATCAACAGCAAATTCAGTGAATTCCGATCTTGACATGTCCCATAAATCATCACCTTCATTGCAGAAGTACTCAAGTCCAATCCAAACTTTATCAGGATCATTAACCAAGTATGGACTCCAATTATTGAATATTTGAAGTCTTCCAATTTTAACGTCCCTTTCTTGTATGTAAATCCAGTTATCCGGAACTAAATTGTTCATTGTTTTTAATTCGGACTCATTTTTTATTTTTAGTTCATTTAAAAGCAATCCCACGGTGATAAAGTCCCTGTAAATCAATCCACCTGCAACATCTGCCACATCTTCAGGTACATTATCAAATGATTGTATCAGATCTTTAACTGGCATTGTGGATATGAAGTAGTTTCCAATCCATTTTTGAGTTTTTCCAGATCTTGAGTCCATGGTTTCAGCAGAATTAACATGTTTAGTGTCGGTCACAATCTTTTCAACTTCTTGATAATGGTGGATTTCACCCCCTTTTTCCAAGATCCTAGCAGCAAGTTCTTCCCACATCTGTCCGGGCCCAAATTTAGGATACATGAACTGTCCAATCAAACTTGTTTCAACATCTTTTTGTGAGAGATTTGAAGCATTTGAAAATTTTGATTTAACAGCGTTTTCCAAGGTTTTTTGGATTGATAACCCTTTTATTCGTTGAGCACCCCAATCAGCTTTGATTTCACTACATTGAACTCCCCAGACTTTCTCTGTATAATCTTTAAAAAAGGTTAGGTACAACTCTCGACCAAATCTGTTGATGAAAAAGTCTTCAAGGGAATTTTCAGGCTTAGAAGGAGTTAAAATAGTGCTTATGTAACTCATACCAATTTTAAATGTTCTTTTAAAGCCAAGATTTTTAAGGGTATCCTGAGTGAGTGAAACAGGATAATCAAAAAATTTTCTGAGAAAATATATTCTGGACACCCTGGCCCGGTTTAACATTACCTTATCTGTCTTTTCAGGGTCCGGAACATCATATTCCTCTATGGTTTTGTTGTTTAGTCCTTGATTCTGGTAGGATTCACTCAATTGAACTTCTCTCTTTAGGATGAGATCATCATGTGCTGGTGCACATTGAAGGGGTAGTATGTTCTTCCAAAACTTCATGATTCTATCTGATTTAGAAAAGAATCTGTGACCTCCAATATCAATTCTATTACCCTTATAATTAACTGTTTTAGAAATACCGCCAATTTCTCCTGTTTTTTCGAGAATTATAGGTTTGATATTGGTTTTAGTTAATAGTTCATATGCTGCTGTTAAACCTGCAGGTCCAGCTCCAATTATAATTGCAATTTCTTGATCTTCCACCATTTAATCTTCTTCCTTAAAAAGAATTTGTCCAACTCAACAAAGAGTTACGTAATTTAGTCTCCTAAATAATTGTTTCAATATCTGAATTATACATGTGAGAAGTTAAAAATATTTCTTTCTGTTACCATACACTCTGAAATTCAGGGACTTAAAGAAAAATTGTTAAACCTACTGCTGTTAACGTCTTAAAACTAAAATTAAAGAGTCTGAGAATCTAATGGTTTGAAATTATAATAATTTATGATATAGCAATGTTTATCCTTTTAACATGTAACTTTTTATTATGGATACTTCTCATAACAACAACAAAGTAAACAAGAATTACATTTTGTTGATTGTTATTATTGCTTCTTTTTTAACTCCATTTATTGGTAGTTCACTCAACATAGCACTTCCAACTATTGCAAATGAATTATCAGCCAATGCAATTCTATTAAGTTGGATTACTACATCGTTCTTTTTAACATCTGCAATGTTTGCTCTTCCAATGGGTAGAATTGCAGATATTTATGGGATGAAAAAGGTTTTTAGATATGGGATTATAATCCTTACCCTGGCCTGTTTTTTATCTGCAATTGCTCCCTCTGTTGATTTTCTAATAGTAAGTAGGGTTATTCAGGGTATTGGAAGTGCAATGATATTTGTCACGGGACTTGCAATTATAATATCAGTGTTTCCATCAAGTGAACGTGGAAAGGCAATAGGGATAAATGTCACCACTGTTTATTTAGGACTTGTAATTGGTCCAGTTTTAGGAGGATTTTTAACACAGTACTTCGGTTGGAGAAGTATATTTTACCTCATGATTTTCATGGGATTCATGTTAACAATCCTTATATTTTGGAAAATGAATGAAGTTGAAGATGGTGAACGGGGTAGCGAGAAAATAGATTATCCTGGATCGTTACTGTACATGCTTATGCTGGCTTTGATTCTAATAGGATTCTCAAACATTAAAGGAACTTTTGGTAAGTTCATGATCATGTTGGGTATTTTAAGTCTCATATCATTCATTATTTGGGAATTAAGGGTTGAAAATCCTGTTCTCGAAATTAAAATGTTCATGGGCAACAAACCATTTGTACTATCAAATTTTACAATAATCCTGAATTACATGGGTATACTATCAATAGGATTTTTACTTAGTTTGTATCTGCAGTACATAAAGGGATTCAATCCCAATATAACTGGACTTATTCTAGCTGTTCAAACAGTTGTCATGGTTTTAACATCCCCTGTTGCAGGTAAGTTATCTGATAGGTTTGATTCTGGAAGATTAGCATTGTTTGGAACCATTTTAATAACAATAGGATTATTTATATTTACATTGTTAAACATGGAAACAAGCGTGTACCTACTAATAGTCGGATTAATTTTTGTAGGAATTGGAATTGGACTTTTTTCAGCACCAAACACACATTTAATAATGTCATCTGTTGAAAAAAGATATTTTGGATTGGCTTCAGCCTCTGCAAGCACAATGAGACTTCTGGGGCAAACATTTGGCATGGGATTTACCCTAATAATTTTTGAAGTGTACCTAGGTAAGATTCAATTCAATCCACAAAATTATCCTGAACTACTAATAAGCACCAGAGTAGCATTTCTTATTTTCACGATATTAGGTGTAGCTGCAATATTAATATCCCTACTTAGAAATATTTTGAATAAAATAAACAAGCAGACAATTTAAAACATCCATCAATGAATCCTGTGGATTCAAATGGTTTAATACCCTATTTCACCTTATTTTTATGGTGTGTTGTTAACCCAAATTATTAAACAAAATTTATATAGAATATATTTAATAGTTAGACTTGAGGGTGTTCTCCACGGAACTCTTGTTTTGGAACAATCAAATGATCACCTAACCTGGAGAACATCCTCAAACTAAAAAAAAACAGTACGGATCAAACTACTTTTTAAATAAATTTCTATGATTATATAATAATTAATTTATACAATCTTAATACTTTTATTTCTTTTAACCACGATATAACGCAGTTGGGTATTTGATTGTTTTTATTTTTGCAGAGGATGATTTTCTATCATGAAATAAAAACCAATAATATAATAATTAAAACCATACCTAGAATTTGTATTGGTAAAATGGAAAAATAAAATAGGTATTATTTCAAAAAAGAAGAGGGGAAAGTTTTTTTAAATTTTTCATATTCCTTCAAACCTTCCTAAAAATTTTTATTAATTAAATGTGCAAATTTAATATATAATACAAATCATATATTTTTTCTTAAATTATTCTTTAAATCTAAATTGTATAAAATTGTTATTTTATGAAATGATAGTAGTATCACTGTTGAAATTATTATTTTAGACAATAATTTAATTGAAAATACGTTTTCCTCTAGTTTTATTAAATTTAAACACCATATTATTAATTAATTAATAATTTGTTTGAGAGGTTTATTGTGAATAAATCAACGGAAAATATAGGTTCTAAGAAAAAACCGGTTAAAAGAGGG is part of the Methanobacterium lacus genome and encodes:
- a CDS encoding MFS transporter; translated protein: MDTSHNNNKVNKNYILLIVIIASFLTPFIGSSLNIALPTIANELSANAILLSWITTSFFLTSAMFALPMGRIADIYGMKKVFRYGIIILTLACFLSAIAPSVDFLIVSRVIQGIGSAMIFVTGLAIIISVFPSSERGKAIGINVTTVYLGLVIGPVLGGFLTQYFGWRSIFYLMIFMGFMLTILIFWKMNEVEDGERGSEKIDYPGSLLYMLMLALILIGFSNIKGTFGKFMIMLGILSLISFIIWELRVENPVLEIKMFMGNKPFVLSNFTIILNYMGILSIGFLLSLYLQYIKGFNPNITGLILAVQTVVMVLTSPVAGKLSDRFDSGRLALFGTILITIGLFIFTLLNMETSVYLLIVGLIFVGIGIGLFSAPNTHLIMSSVEKRYFGLASASASTMRLLGQTFGMGFTLIIFEVYLGKIQFNPQNYPELLISTRVAFLIFTILGVAAILISLLRNILNKINKQTI
- a CDS encoding metallophosphoesterase; the protein is MTSKNSVESDINEDVKSIEVVEGERSWIVCISDLHLGADDTYSELTKNRDALIDFLNWVRFSPNIKELVIAGDLIDEWFVPMNLDTFKGKTQMDFVKNVALNNKPVIDAFNDIINDGQIRLTYVPGNHDILITAEEIEAILPGINQSRDVRGLGAYSPDYLPELVIEHGHRYNFFCAPDHSNRTVTQTDSILPTGYFFTRMATSSVVQGRPKIDMNIPIVTENELGEEQYLYYLYYKAWEKLINVFPVNEGINEPAIHTGIDGFTNSYAIKDVLPYQDPENNYIDVNLYKGIVESWEERQANNLVPILIPTEEAILKAALSSHLDDQSANQFFVNPHSNKRIVIFGHTHDARLITSYNENMDANVYVNSGTWIDSKDLTMTFVVVIPPKDDKSNKGYVGLYQYADEGKISKLDSQIINNLKN
- a CDS encoding protease inhibitor I42 family protein, with protein sequence MLRASTSGVMLISQEYLPPNTMAAGSPGKRVFVFRATEPGTQSVMFELLRSWDTIHPLDRKIYNVTVVE
- a CDS encoding NAD(P)/FAD-dependent oxidoreductase produces the protein MVEDQEIAIIIGAGPAGLTAAYELLTKTNIKPIILEKTGEIGGISKTVNYKGNRIDIGGHRFFSKSDRIMKFWKNILPLQCAPAHDDLILKREVQLSESYQNQGLNNKTIEEYDVPDPEKTDKVMLNRARVSRIYFLRKFFDYPVSLTQDTLKNLGFKRTFKIGMSYISTILTPSKPENSLEDFFINRFGRELYLTFFKDYTEKVWGVQCSEIKADWGAQRIKGLSIQKTLENAVKSKFSNASNLSQKDVETSLIGQFMYPKFGPGQMWEELAARILEKGGEIHHYQEVEKIVTDTKHVNSAETMDSRSGKTQKWIGNYFISTMPVKDLIQSFDNVPEDVADVAGGLIYRDFITVGLLLNELKIKNESELKTMNNLVPDNWIYIQERDVKIGRLQIFNNWSPYLVNDPDKVWIGLEYFCNEGDDLWDMSRSEFTEFAVDELVKIGIIKREDVLDSVVLKVEKTYPAYFGSYDRFNIIREFTDEYENLYLIGRNGMHRYNNMDHSMLTAITAVENIVKGVRSKNNIWNINAEEDYHEE
- a CDS encoding MFS transporter produces the protein MGYLVCSKCKSYYKLQSNESPKNFSDNCDCGGKLRYIENLDIVDPSWKQITFRKKPTMKERWNKKSKSLFSLPKINLKNRLNQFYYNYIGRHIYKARHQQRVHRNPPGMQAGFLNSLMNEFHLENIQWNLIIPMTIAITLILAFTHGISLLLTFVLLVIMGYLSKNMIIGAKNAVIAGAISFFLGSLFIGSFLLIIPYAILGIINGAVCGLIGGYLKTKGFR